From the Patagioenas fasciata isolate bPatFas1 chromosome Z, bPatFas1.hap1, whole genome shotgun sequence genome, one window contains:
- the HAUS6 gene encoding HAUS augmin-like complex subunit 6 isoform X4, which produces MFDVPNNRAFQAIVLFLFRSLDATCTEKSLRHCSLPLGSLTHAEFRKQCYLWMKDITRLNESCLPQVTPSTFMSPAGPKCVDLLYQLARHVMVKDMKRNCLGTDISFDETVNSRPKDMYMANARCRIACNKLLHVFQREDFVLQEYKRKSQLLIKDIRALKLEFESLKMQSCKMKQSDQTGRTERIQKVRNMWTAIMEVLTSLKKEKEVVDSVLQGCVGQWILDGTNVTFSVPQLLAHRVESDVHQLCTGNVYKDGKLNFLTVLQLLNEALRALRDEHGPSELKQQLEVAEKRIACSSEVLQNLKAKYLKTEQYCRSTNGSFSENQEHWKVKWKNHLGQCPFNLILSQDPELDLNAEALNDIYPEEGGDDDASVFCQYVASVSDVCDSVNEVHDEKDDGALEAVMDKSTPPQTRPERSSSVHLELPKASENRDVLLGKNLNIETCKEKEKHVSPKILKNGKDESAVSDMSENVGDEVIQMESPVKKDDPLNEARNELAEQVAKAVASESPQSGEEKGMALEDLINVLAFNPFLTRKQIPRTPENLLTEIRSSWRKAVQTEDSSDIELTPTEVMTEEALVTQRVADSIPASSVPDSDPPVSERTASLSSAEFRPQEQMSISCIAESSLSETSRMRESKSTLEEEELTCFVLNESSVEDQEEQTLQYVEESMNTPGICSEDNSRTNVVPSDHLQGSLKDLVLHRNVCLLLDSLSPQAASLGILGETLPEDLCKIDSELEDSLVSNFDVIDSTYVTDDSKNKGDIQKSKPDSQSLFNTCKALKKTLSSSEEELHQTYNGDEFVSCRSDLSLAPERRDRGELCSPLEFFLDEEFSKTPLSVSPKDRKYSLSSLLVTCQHLEEMQSMVHEIPLDLIPKLNDEDQLNEKPDMKEPSSG; this is translated from the exons ATGTTTGATGTCCCAAACAACAGGGCATTTCAGGCCATTGTCCTCTTCTTGTTTCGTTCACTGGATGCGACCTGTACAGAAAAATCTCTCAG ACACTGTTCACTTCCATTAGGAAGCCTGACACATGCTGAATTTAGGAAGCAGTGCTATTTATGGATGAAAGATATTACA CGTCTAAATGAAAGCTGTCTTCCACAAGTTACACCTTCTACATTTATGTCACCTGCTGGTCCTAAGTGTGTTGACCTGTTGTATCAGCTTGCAAGACATGTAATGGTTAAGGACATGAAAAGGAATTGCCTAG GCACTGATATATCTTTTGATGAAACTGTAAACTCAAGACCTAAGGATATGTACATGGCAAATGCAAGATGCAGAATTGCATGCAATAAACTTCTGCATGTTTTTCAAAGGGAAGATTTTGTCCTTCAAGAATATAAGAGAAAATCGCA GCTTTTAATTAAAGACATAAGAGCGCTAAAGCTTGAATTTGAATCCTTGAAGATGCAGTCTTGCAA GATGAAACAAAGTGACCAAACTGGCAGAACTGAGAGAATTCAAAag GTCCGCAATATGTGGACAGCTATAATGGAAGTGCTTACATCTctcaaaaaggaaaaggaagttgTGGATTCTGTACTTCAGGGTTGTGTTGGTCAGTGGATTTTAGATGGAACTAATGTGACCTTCAGTGTTCCACAGCTGTTGGCTCACAGAGTTGAAAGTGATGTACACCAA CTTTGTACAGGAAACGTATATAAAGATGGAAAGCTGAATTTCTTAACAGTCCTTCAGTTATTAAATGAAGCCCTGAGGGCACTGAGAGATGAACATGGTCCATCTGAATTAAAACAACAACTTGAGGTCGCTGAGAAGAGGATTGCATGCTCCAGTGAAGTACTACAGAATTTGAAAGCAAAGTA CCTAAAAACAGAACAATATTGTCGGTCAACAAATGGATCTTTTTCTGAAAATCAGGAACACTGGAAAGTAAAGTGGAAAAACCATCTTGGTCAATGtccttttaatttgattttaagtCAAGATCCA gaacTAGATTTAAATGCTGAAGCTCTTAATGATATTTATCCTGAAGAAGGAGGTGATGATGATGCTAGTGTCTTTTGTCAGTATGTAGCATCAGTTTCAG ATGTTTGTGATTCTGTTAATGAAGTACATGATGAGAAAGATGATGGGGCACTGGAAGCTGTGATGGATAAGTCAACACCACCGCAAACACG cCCTGAAAGAAGCTCCTCAGTGCATTTGGAGTTGCCAAAAGCATCTGAAAACAGAGACGTACTACTTGGAAAG AACTTGAATATTGAAACTtgcaaggagaaagaaaagcatgTGTCTCCAAAGATCTTAAAAAATGGAAAGGATGAGTCTGCTGTTTCAGATATGTCAGAGAATGTAGGTGATGAAGTTATCCAGATGGAGTCTCCTGTCAAAAAAGATGACCCTCTTAATGAAGCCAGAAATGAACTGGCAGAACAG GTTGCAAAAGCAGTAGCATCTGAGTCACCTCAGAGTGGTGAAGAAAAAGGAATGGCGTTAGAAGATCTCATTAACGTACTGGCTTTTAACCCGTTTTTAACAAGGAAACAAATTCCCCGAACTCCTGAAAATCTGC ttactgaaattagaagctcaTGGAGAAAAGCTGTTCAGACTGAGGACTCATCAGACatagagctgaccccaactgaggTAATGACAGAAGAAGCACTTGTAACACAGAGGGTGGCAGACTCCATCCCTGCATCTTCTGTACCTGACTCGGATCCTCCTGTGTCAGAAAGGACGGCTTCATTAAGTTCTGCAGAATTTAGACCTCAAGAGCAAATGAGTATAAGTTGTATCGCTGAATCTTCTTTATCGGAAACATCTAGAATGAGAGAGAGCAAGAGCACTCTTGAAGAAGAGGAattaacttgttttgttttgaatgaaaGTTCTGTAGAAGATCAAGAAGAACAGACTTTGCAATATGTAGAGGAAAGCATGAATACTCCAGGTATTTGTTCAGAAGACAATAGTAGAACGAATGTTGTACCTTCAGACCACTTGCAGGGTTCCTTAAAGGATTTGGTCCTGCACCGGAATGTATGTCTGTTGTTAGATTCTCTTAGTCCTCAAGCTGCCTCCTTGGGAATATTGGGTGAGACGCTTCCAGAAGATCTTTGTAAAATAGACTCTGAGCTTGAAGATTCGTTGGTATCTAATTTTGATGTAATAGACAGCACATATGTAACAGACGATTCAAAAAATAAGGGGGATATTCAGAAATCAAAGCCAGATTCACAGTCTCTGTTCAATACATGCAAAGCACTGAAAAAGACTTTGTCTAGCAGTGAAGAGGAGCTGCATCAAACATATAATGGAGATGAATTTGTGAGTTGTAGATCAGACTTAAGTCTTGCACcagaaagaagagacagaggtgaattGTGCAGTCCTCTAGAATTCTTCTTGGATGAAGAATTTAGCAAGACACCATTGTCAGTATCTCCTAAGGACAGAAAATATTCCCTGTCGTCACTGCTGGTAACCTGTCAACATTTGGAAGAAATGCAATCAATGGTACATGAAATCCCATTAGACTTAATACCTAAATTAAATG ATGAAGACCAGTTGAATGAGAAGCCAGACATGAAGGAACCATCGTCAGGGTAG
- the HAUS6 gene encoding HAUS augmin-like complex subunit 6 isoform X3 produces the protein MQKVRKMFDVPNNRAFQAIVLFLFRSLDATCTEKSLRHCSLPLGSLTHAEFRKQCYLWMKDITRLNESCLPQVTPSTFMSPAGPKCVDLLYQLARHVMVKDMKRNCLGTDISFDETVNSRPKDMYMANARCRIACNKLLHVFQREDFVLQEYKRKSQLLIKDIRALKLEFESLKMQSCKMKQSDQTGRTERIQKVRNMWTAIMEVLTSLKKEKEVVDSVLQGCVGQWILDGTNVTFSVPQLLAHRVESDVHQLCTGNVYKDGKLNFLTVLQLLNEALRALRDEHGPSELKQQLEVAEKRIACSSEVLQNLKAKYLKTEQYCRSTNGSFSENQEHWKVKWKNHLGQCPFNLILSQDPELDLNAEALNDIYPEEGGDDDASVFCQYVASVSDVCDSVNEVHDEKDDGALEAVMDKSTPPQTRPERSSSVHLELPKASENRDVLLGKNLNIETCKEKEKHVSPKILKNGKDESAVSDMSENVGDEVIQMESPVKKDDPLNEARNELAEQVAKAVASESPQSGEEKGMALEDLINVLAFNPFLTRKQIPRTPENLLTEIRSSWRKAVQTEDSSDIELTPTEVMTEEALVTQRVADSIPASSVPDSDPPVSERTASLSSAEFRPQEQMSISCIAESSLSETSRMRESKSTLEEEELTCFVLNESSVEDQEEQTLQYVEESMNTPGICSEDNSRTNVVPSDHLQGSLKDLVLHRNVCLLLDSLSPQAASLGILGETLPEDLCKIDSELEDSLVSNFDVIDSTYVTDDSKNKGDIQKSKPDSQSLFNTCKALKKTLSSSEEELHQTYNGDEFVSCRSDLSLAPERRDRGELCSPLEFFLDEEFSKTPLSVSPKDRKYSLSSLLVTCQHLEEMQSMVHEIPLDLIPKLNDEDQLNEKPDMKEPSSG, from the exons ATGCAGAAAGTGAG GAAGATGTTTGATGTCCCAAACAACAGGGCATTTCAGGCCATTGTCCTCTTCTTGTTTCGTTCACTGGATGCGACCTGTACAGAAAAATCTCTCAG ACACTGTTCACTTCCATTAGGAAGCCTGACACATGCTGAATTTAGGAAGCAGTGCTATTTATGGATGAAAGATATTACA CGTCTAAATGAAAGCTGTCTTCCACAAGTTACACCTTCTACATTTATGTCACCTGCTGGTCCTAAGTGTGTTGACCTGTTGTATCAGCTTGCAAGACATGTAATGGTTAAGGACATGAAAAGGAATTGCCTAG GCACTGATATATCTTTTGATGAAACTGTAAACTCAAGACCTAAGGATATGTACATGGCAAATGCAAGATGCAGAATTGCATGCAATAAACTTCTGCATGTTTTTCAAAGGGAAGATTTTGTCCTTCAAGAATATAAGAGAAAATCGCA GCTTTTAATTAAAGACATAAGAGCGCTAAAGCTTGAATTTGAATCCTTGAAGATGCAGTCTTGCAA GATGAAACAAAGTGACCAAACTGGCAGAACTGAGAGAATTCAAAag GTCCGCAATATGTGGACAGCTATAATGGAAGTGCTTACATCTctcaaaaaggaaaaggaagttgTGGATTCTGTACTTCAGGGTTGTGTTGGTCAGTGGATTTTAGATGGAACTAATGTGACCTTCAGTGTTCCACAGCTGTTGGCTCACAGAGTTGAAAGTGATGTACACCAA CTTTGTACAGGAAACGTATATAAAGATGGAAAGCTGAATTTCTTAACAGTCCTTCAGTTATTAAATGAAGCCCTGAGGGCACTGAGAGATGAACATGGTCCATCTGAATTAAAACAACAACTTGAGGTCGCTGAGAAGAGGATTGCATGCTCCAGTGAAGTACTACAGAATTTGAAAGCAAAGTA CCTAAAAACAGAACAATATTGTCGGTCAACAAATGGATCTTTTTCTGAAAATCAGGAACACTGGAAAGTAAAGTGGAAAAACCATCTTGGTCAATGtccttttaatttgattttaagtCAAGATCCA gaacTAGATTTAAATGCTGAAGCTCTTAATGATATTTATCCTGAAGAAGGAGGTGATGATGATGCTAGTGTCTTTTGTCAGTATGTAGCATCAGTTTCAG ATGTTTGTGATTCTGTTAATGAAGTACATGATGAGAAAGATGATGGGGCACTGGAAGCTGTGATGGATAAGTCAACACCACCGCAAACACG cCCTGAAAGAAGCTCCTCAGTGCATTTGGAGTTGCCAAAAGCATCTGAAAACAGAGACGTACTACTTGGAAAG AACTTGAATATTGAAACTtgcaaggagaaagaaaagcatgTGTCTCCAAAGATCTTAAAAAATGGAAAGGATGAGTCTGCTGTTTCAGATATGTCAGAGAATGTAGGTGATGAAGTTATCCAGATGGAGTCTCCTGTCAAAAAAGATGACCCTCTTAATGAAGCCAGAAATGAACTGGCAGAACAG GTTGCAAAAGCAGTAGCATCTGAGTCACCTCAGAGTGGTGAAGAAAAAGGAATGGCGTTAGAAGATCTCATTAACGTACTGGCTTTTAACCCGTTTTTAACAAGGAAACAAATTCCCCGAACTCCTGAAAATCTGC ttactgaaattagaagctcaTGGAGAAAAGCTGTTCAGACTGAGGACTCATCAGACatagagctgaccccaactgaggTAATGACAGAAGAAGCACTTGTAACACAGAGGGTGGCAGACTCCATCCCTGCATCTTCTGTACCTGACTCGGATCCTCCTGTGTCAGAAAGGACGGCTTCATTAAGTTCTGCAGAATTTAGACCTCAAGAGCAAATGAGTATAAGTTGTATCGCTGAATCTTCTTTATCGGAAACATCTAGAATGAGAGAGAGCAAGAGCACTCTTGAAGAAGAGGAattaacttgttttgttttgaatgaaaGTTCTGTAGAAGATCAAGAAGAACAGACTTTGCAATATGTAGAGGAAAGCATGAATACTCCAGGTATTTGTTCAGAAGACAATAGTAGAACGAATGTTGTACCTTCAGACCACTTGCAGGGTTCCTTAAAGGATTTGGTCCTGCACCGGAATGTATGTCTGTTGTTAGATTCTCTTAGTCCTCAAGCTGCCTCCTTGGGAATATTGGGTGAGACGCTTCCAGAAGATCTTTGTAAAATAGACTCTGAGCTTGAAGATTCGTTGGTATCTAATTTTGATGTAATAGACAGCACATATGTAACAGACGATTCAAAAAATAAGGGGGATATTCAGAAATCAAAGCCAGATTCACAGTCTCTGTTCAATACATGCAAAGCACTGAAAAAGACTTTGTCTAGCAGTGAAGAGGAGCTGCATCAAACATATAATGGAGATGAATTTGTGAGTTGTAGATCAGACTTAAGTCTTGCACcagaaagaagagacagaggtgaattGTGCAGTCCTCTAGAATTCTTCTTGGATGAAGAATTTAGCAAGACACCATTGTCAGTATCTCCTAAGGACAGAAAATATTCCCTGTCGTCACTGCTGGTAACCTGTCAACATTTGGAAGAAATGCAATCAATGGTACATGAAATCCCATTAGACTTAATACCTAAATTAAATG ATGAAGACCAGTTGAATGAGAAGCCAGACATGAAGGAACCATCGTCAGGGTAG
- the HAUS6 gene encoding HAUS augmin-like complex subunit 6 isoform X1 produces MKAKWKDEHLCLYLLALGFDREEAGNGDLAFGAKMFDVPNNRAFQAIVLFLFRSLDATCTEKSLRHCSLPLGSLTHAEFRKQCYLWMKDITRLNESCLPQVTPSTFMSPAGPKCVDLLYQLARHVMVKDMKRNCLGTDISFDETVNSRPKDMYMANARCRIACNKLLHVFQREDFVLQEYKRKSQLLIKDIRALKLEFESLKMQSCKMKQSDQTGRTERIQKVRNMWTAIMEVLTSLKKEKEVVDSVLQGCVGQWILDGTNVTFSVPQLLAHRVESDVHQLCTGNVYKDGKLNFLTVLQLLNEALRALRDEHGPSELKQQLEVAEKRIACSSEVLQNLKAKYLKTEQYCRSTNGSFSENQEHWKVKWKNHLGQCPFNLILSQDPELDLNAEALNDIYPEEGGDDDASVFCQYVASVSDVCDSVNEVHDEKDDGALEAVMDKSTPPQTRPERSSSVHLELPKASENRDVLLGKNLNIETCKEKEKHVSPKILKNGKDESAVSDMSENVGDEVIQMESPVKKDDPLNEARNELAEQVAKAVASESPQSGEEKGMALEDLINVLAFNPFLTRKQIPRTPENLLTEIRSSWRKAVQTEDSSDIELTPTEVMTEEALVTQRVADSIPASSVPDSDPPVSERTASLSSAEFRPQEQMSISCIAESSLSETSRMRESKSTLEEEELTCFVLNESSVEDQEEQTLQYVEESMNTPGICSEDNSRTNVVPSDHLQGSLKDLVLHRNVCLLLDSLSPQAASLGILGETLPEDLCKIDSELEDSLVSNFDVIDSTYVTDDSKNKGDIQKSKPDSQSLFNTCKALKKTLSSSEEELHQTYNGDEFVSCRSDLSLAPERRDRGELCSPLEFFLDEEFSKTPLSVSPKDRKYSLSSLLVTCQHLEEMQSMVHEIPLDLIPKLNDEDQLNEKPDMKEPSSG; encoded by the exons ATGAAGGCCAAGTGGAAGGACGAGCATCTCTGCCTGTACTTGCTGGCCCTGGGCTTCGACCgggaggaagctggcaacggtGACCTGGCATTTGGAGC GAAGATGTTTGATGTCCCAAACAACAGGGCATTTCAGGCCATTGTCCTCTTCTTGTTTCGTTCACTGGATGCGACCTGTACAGAAAAATCTCTCAG ACACTGTTCACTTCCATTAGGAAGCCTGACACATGCTGAATTTAGGAAGCAGTGCTATTTATGGATGAAAGATATTACA CGTCTAAATGAAAGCTGTCTTCCACAAGTTACACCTTCTACATTTATGTCACCTGCTGGTCCTAAGTGTGTTGACCTGTTGTATCAGCTTGCAAGACATGTAATGGTTAAGGACATGAAAAGGAATTGCCTAG GCACTGATATATCTTTTGATGAAACTGTAAACTCAAGACCTAAGGATATGTACATGGCAAATGCAAGATGCAGAATTGCATGCAATAAACTTCTGCATGTTTTTCAAAGGGAAGATTTTGTCCTTCAAGAATATAAGAGAAAATCGCA GCTTTTAATTAAAGACATAAGAGCGCTAAAGCTTGAATTTGAATCCTTGAAGATGCAGTCTTGCAA GATGAAACAAAGTGACCAAACTGGCAGAACTGAGAGAATTCAAAag GTCCGCAATATGTGGACAGCTATAATGGAAGTGCTTACATCTctcaaaaaggaaaaggaagttgTGGATTCTGTACTTCAGGGTTGTGTTGGTCAGTGGATTTTAGATGGAACTAATGTGACCTTCAGTGTTCCACAGCTGTTGGCTCACAGAGTTGAAAGTGATGTACACCAA CTTTGTACAGGAAACGTATATAAAGATGGAAAGCTGAATTTCTTAACAGTCCTTCAGTTATTAAATGAAGCCCTGAGGGCACTGAGAGATGAACATGGTCCATCTGAATTAAAACAACAACTTGAGGTCGCTGAGAAGAGGATTGCATGCTCCAGTGAAGTACTACAGAATTTGAAAGCAAAGTA CCTAAAAACAGAACAATATTGTCGGTCAACAAATGGATCTTTTTCTGAAAATCAGGAACACTGGAAAGTAAAGTGGAAAAACCATCTTGGTCAATGtccttttaatttgattttaagtCAAGATCCA gaacTAGATTTAAATGCTGAAGCTCTTAATGATATTTATCCTGAAGAAGGAGGTGATGATGATGCTAGTGTCTTTTGTCAGTATGTAGCATCAGTTTCAG ATGTTTGTGATTCTGTTAATGAAGTACATGATGAGAAAGATGATGGGGCACTGGAAGCTGTGATGGATAAGTCAACACCACCGCAAACACG cCCTGAAAGAAGCTCCTCAGTGCATTTGGAGTTGCCAAAAGCATCTGAAAACAGAGACGTACTACTTGGAAAG AACTTGAATATTGAAACTtgcaaggagaaagaaaagcatgTGTCTCCAAAGATCTTAAAAAATGGAAAGGATGAGTCTGCTGTTTCAGATATGTCAGAGAATGTAGGTGATGAAGTTATCCAGATGGAGTCTCCTGTCAAAAAAGATGACCCTCTTAATGAAGCCAGAAATGAACTGGCAGAACAG GTTGCAAAAGCAGTAGCATCTGAGTCACCTCAGAGTGGTGAAGAAAAAGGAATGGCGTTAGAAGATCTCATTAACGTACTGGCTTTTAACCCGTTTTTAACAAGGAAACAAATTCCCCGAACTCCTGAAAATCTGC ttactgaaattagaagctcaTGGAGAAAAGCTGTTCAGACTGAGGACTCATCAGACatagagctgaccccaactgaggTAATGACAGAAGAAGCACTTGTAACACAGAGGGTGGCAGACTCCATCCCTGCATCTTCTGTACCTGACTCGGATCCTCCTGTGTCAGAAAGGACGGCTTCATTAAGTTCTGCAGAATTTAGACCTCAAGAGCAAATGAGTATAAGTTGTATCGCTGAATCTTCTTTATCGGAAACATCTAGAATGAGAGAGAGCAAGAGCACTCTTGAAGAAGAGGAattaacttgttttgttttgaatgaaaGTTCTGTAGAAGATCAAGAAGAACAGACTTTGCAATATGTAGAGGAAAGCATGAATACTCCAGGTATTTGTTCAGAAGACAATAGTAGAACGAATGTTGTACCTTCAGACCACTTGCAGGGTTCCTTAAAGGATTTGGTCCTGCACCGGAATGTATGTCTGTTGTTAGATTCTCTTAGTCCTCAAGCTGCCTCCTTGGGAATATTGGGTGAGACGCTTCCAGAAGATCTTTGTAAAATAGACTCTGAGCTTGAAGATTCGTTGGTATCTAATTTTGATGTAATAGACAGCACATATGTAACAGACGATTCAAAAAATAAGGGGGATATTCAGAAATCAAAGCCAGATTCACAGTCTCTGTTCAATACATGCAAAGCACTGAAAAAGACTTTGTCTAGCAGTGAAGAGGAGCTGCATCAAACATATAATGGAGATGAATTTGTGAGTTGTAGATCAGACTTAAGTCTTGCACcagaaagaagagacagaggtgaattGTGCAGTCCTCTAGAATTCTTCTTGGATGAAGAATTTAGCAAGACACCATTGTCAGTATCTCCTAAGGACAGAAAATATTCCCTGTCGTCACTGCTGGTAACCTGTCAACATTTGGAAGAAATGCAATCAATGGTACATGAAATCCCATTAGACTTAATACCTAAATTAAATG ATGAAGACCAGTTGAATGAGAAGCCAGACATGAAGGAACCATCGTCAGGGTAG
- the HAUS6 gene encoding HAUS augmin-like complex subunit 6 isoform X2, whose amino-acid sequence MKAKWKDEHLCLYLLALGFDREEAGNGDLAFGAKMFDVPNNRAFQAIVLFLFRSLDATCTEKSLRHCSLPLGSLTHAEFRKQCYLWMKDITRLNESCLPQVTPSTFMSPAGPKCVDLLYQLARHVMVKDMKRNCLGTDISFDETVNSRPKDMYMANARCRIACNKLLHVFQREDFVLQEYKRKSQLLIKDIRALKLEFESLKMQSCKMKQSDQTGRTERIQKVRNMWTAIMEVLTSLKKEKEVVDSVLQGCVGQWILDGTNVTFSVPQLLAHRVESDVHQLCTGNVYKDGKLNFLTVLQLLNEALRALRDEHGPSELKQQLEVAEKRIACSSEVLQNLKANLKTEQYCRSTNGSFSENQEHWKVKWKNHLGQCPFNLILSQDPELDLNAEALNDIYPEEGGDDDASVFCQYVASVSDVCDSVNEVHDEKDDGALEAVMDKSTPPQTRPERSSSVHLELPKASENRDVLLGKNLNIETCKEKEKHVSPKILKNGKDESAVSDMSENVGDEVIQMESPVKKDDPLNEARNELAEQVAKAVASESPQSGEEKGMALEDLINVLAFNPFLTRKQIPRTPENLLTEIRSSWRKAVQTEDSSDIELTPTEVMTEEALVTQRVADSIPASSVPDSDPPVSERTASLSSAEFRPQEQMSISCIAESSLSETSRMRESKSTLEEEELTCFVLNESSVEDQEEQTLQYVEESMNTPGICSEDNSRTNVVPSDHLQGSLKDLVLHRNVCLLLDSLSPQAASLGILGETLPEDLCKIDSELEDSLVSNFDVIDSTYVTDDSKNKGDIQKSKPDSQSLFNTCKALKKTLSSSEEELHQTYNGDEFVSCRSDLSLAPERRDRGELCSPLEFFLDEEFSKTPLSVSPKDRKYSLSSLLVTCQHLEEMQSMVHEIPLDLIPKLNDEDQLNEKPDMKEPSSG is encoded by the exons ATGAAGGCCAAGTGGAAGGACGAGCATCTCTGCCTGTACTTGCTGGCCCTGGGCTTCGACCgggaggaagctggcaacggtGACCTGGCATTTGGAGC GAAGATGTTTGATGTCCCAAACAACAGGGCATTTCAGGCCATTGTCCTCTTCTTGTTTCGTTCACTGGATGCGACCTGTACAGAAAAATCTCTCAG ACACTGTTCACTTCCATTAGGAAGCCTGACACATGCTGAATTTAGGAAGCAGTGCTATTTATGGATGAAAGATATTACA CGTCTAAATGAAAGCTGTCTTCCACAAGTTACACCTTCTACATTTATGTCACCTGCTGGTCCTAAGTGTGTTGACCTGTTGTATCAGCTTGCAAGACATGTAATGGTTAAGGACATGAAAAGGAATTGCCTAG GCACTGATATATCTTTTGATGAAACTGTAAACTCAAGACCTAAGGATATGTACATGGCAAATGCAAGATGCAGAATTGCATGCAATAAACTTCTGCATGTTTTTCAAAGGGAAGATTTTGTCCTTCAAGAATATAAGAGAAAATCGCA GCTTTTAATTAAAGACATAAGAGCGCTAAAGCTTGAATTTGAATCCTTGAAGATGCAGTCTTGCAA GATGAAACAAAGTGACCAAACTGGCAGAACTGAGAGAATTCAAAag GTCCGCAATATGTGGACAGCTATAATGGAAGTGCTTACATCTctcaaaaaggaaaaggaagttgTGGATTCTGTACTTCAGGGTTGTGTTGGTCAGTGGATTTTAGATGGAACTAATGTGACCTTCAGTGTTCCACAGCTGTTGGCTCACAGAGTTGAAAGTGATGTACACCAA CTTTGTACAGGAAACGTATATAAAGATGGAAAGCTGAATTTCTTAACAGTCCTTCAGTTATTAAATGAAGCCCTGAGGGCACTGAGAGATGAACATGGTCCATCTGAATTAAAACAACAACTTGAGGTCGCTGAGAAGAGGATTGCATGCTCCAGTGAAGTACTACAGAATTTGAAAGCAAA CCTAAAAACAGAACAATATTGTCGGTCAACAAATGGATCTTTTTCTGAAAATCAGGAACACTGGAAAGTAAAGTGGAAAAACCATCTTGGTCAATGtccttttaatttgattttaagtCAAGATCCA gaacTAGATTTAAATGCTGAAGCTCTTAATGATATTTATCCTGAAGAAGGAGGTGATGATGATGCTAGTGTCTTTTGTCAGTATGTAGCATCAGTTTCAG ATGTTTGTGATTCTGTTAATGAAGTACATGATGAGAAAGATGATGGGGCACTGGAAGCTGTGATGGATAAGTCAACACCACCGCAAACACG cCCTGAAAGAAGCTCCTCAGTGCATTTGGAGTTGCCAAAAGCATCTGAAAACAGAGACGTACTACTTGGAAAG AACTTGAATATTGAAACTtgcaaggagaaagaaaagcatgTGTCTCCAAAGATCTTAAAAAATGGAAAGGATGAGTCTGCTGTTTCAGATATGTCAGAGAATGTAGGTGATGAAGTTATCCAGATGGAGTCTCCTGTCAAAAAAGATGACCCTCTTAATGAAGCCAGAAATGAACTGGCAGAACAG GTTGCAAAAGCAGTAGCATCTGAGTCACCTCAGAGTGGTGAAGAAAAAGGAATGGCGTTAGAAGATCTCATTAACGTACTGGCTTTTAACCCGTTTTTAACAAGGAAACAAATTCCCCGAACTCCTGAAAATCTGC ttactgaaattagaagctcaTGGAGAAAAGCTGTTCAGACTGAGGACTCATCAGACatagagctgaccccaactgaggTAATGACAGAAGAAGCACTTGTAACACAGAGGGTGGCAGACTCCATCCCTGCATCTTCTGTACCTGACTCGGATCCTCCTGTGTCAGAAAGGACGGCTTCATTAAGTTCTGCAGAATTTAGACCTCAAGAGCAAATGAGTATAAGTTGTATCGCTGAATCTTCTTTATCGGAAACATCTAGAATGAGAGAGAGCAAGAGCACTCTTGAAGAAGAGGAattaacttgttttgttttgaatgaaaGTTCTGTAGAAGATCAAGAAGAACAGACTTTGCAATATGTAGAGGAAAGCATGAATACTCCAGGTATTTGTTCAGAAGACAATAGTAGAACGAATGTTGTACCTTCAGACCACTTGCAGGGTTCCTTAAAGGATTTGGTCCTGCACCGGAATGTATGTCTGTTGTTAGATTCTCTTAGTCCTCAAGCTGCCTCCTTGGGAATATTGGGTGAGACGCTTCCAGAAGATCTTTGTAAAATAGACTCTGAGCTTGAAGATTCGTTGGTATCTAATTTTGATGTAATAGACAGCACATATGTAACAGACGATTCAAAAAATAAGGGGGATATTCAGAAATCAAAGCCAGATTCACAGTCTCTGTTCAATACATGCAAAGCACTGAAAAAGACTTTGTCTAGCAGTGAAGAGGAGCTGCATCAAACATATAATGGAGATGAATTTGTGAGTTGTAGATCAGACTTAAGTCTTGCACcagaaagaagagacagaggtgaattGTGCAGTCCTCTAGAATTCTTCTTGGATGAAGAATTTAGCAAGACACCATTGTCAGTATCTCCTAAGGACAGAAAATATTCCCTGTCGTCACTGCTGGTAACCTGTCAACATTTGGAAGAAATGCAATCAATGGTACATGAAATCCCATTAGACTTAATACCTAAATTAAATG ATGAAGACCAGTTGAATGAGAAGCCAGACATGAAGGAACCATCGTCAGGGTAG